The DNA segment TATTGACCGAGTTGGGACGAGAGGAAGAAGTTCACGAACAACTCAAACGGGTTATCACTCCCTTACAGGATTATCCTGCTTTTTGGCGTGGATGGGCGAGAAGCCTCCCAGAAAATCAAAGAGATCTTGCCGTTTTTCTGATGCTTGTTTCGTCGAATCTTATGGGAGATACGATCAAGTGGACTGATGTTGTTTTTGAAGGCATAAGCACTTTAGCCAAACGGTTGGTAGGAGCACCTTTGCCTCCGCCTTGTGATACCCGTTCTTCATCTCTTCAGCCTCATGTAGAAGCGGACAGCCATACCTCCTCTGATTTTGACGAACCAGAGCCCCCCAGGCCGAGGGCAGGGGCCTATCGAACCAAAACGATGGCTGACCTGCTCGCTTCCCAGGGTGATGTGAATGGAGCACTGGAAATTTATCGCGAATTGTTGCATTCAACTCTTTCCGACGACAGGCGTGCTGAGTTGAGCAAGCGAATCACCGAGCTTGAATCAGACACTGGAAATGAAAGCGAAGCCGACAGGCAGGAAGATGCTTTTAGTGTCCATGCCAAAAATCGTTTGATCAGTACTCTTGAAACGCTTGCTTCTCGTTTTGAAGCAAGAATTCAGAATTAACCAATTCACCAATTACGACGGGCATCGGTCATGGGTGTCCGTTGTTTTATTTATGGTACTAATATGAGATATATTTGTTTACTAGTAATAGGGCAGCTTTTTCTGACGGCTGGTTGTGGAATGTGGACTTCTACGAAAGAATACGCCAAGGATTCATGGGGAACGACAAAGGCATATATTGATCCACCACCGCAAATTGATGTTGATAACTATCAGTTTGAAAGTCCCAACCAGGAAAAATTGGCTCGTTTATTCACTCCTGTTGATGGCCCACTGACTTCGCTGTCTCGTTTTGTTGATGACAAGGACACACTGCCGGGAGTTGATTGGCTTGACCTCTTGTTGGCGCGCTTCCCATGGGTTAGTCGTGTCCTGGTTACCGATGAAAATGGAACTATTATTTTTATGCAACCGGAAATCCCGGTAAAGAAAATTTCCAAGCCTCTTGTTTTTAAGGGAGTCTGGCGTGATATCCAGCTTCTGACTGTGGTCGATTATTCTGACCTCGGGCCTGAGTTATATATAGGCCGTCCTTATTTTCAGGATACCCGTTTTAATGGTCTGATTGGAGTGGGGTTTGATCCGCGTGCATTATTGTCGTTGAGTCCTGAACCCAGTAAGCTGATTATCATTCACCCAGGAGGCGGCGTGTGGTCTCGTGGGGCTGATATCGACAAAGAGGCGCTTCTGGCAGTGCCGTGGAAGGAACTTTTGAAGGAAAATGTTTTTGGGCAGATCAAGGTCGGAGAGAAACATTATACTTGGTTGGCCCGTTATGTGGGGAAAGACCCTTATGTTTACGCCACAGAAAGTGTTGCTCCCGAGGCTGATGTCGACTCTTGGTGGTCTTTTTAGTGTTTTCCATTTCTGATTCATACTAACACGGGTAAAGGAAGAAGGAATGTCACAGCAAGTAACGGTTACAGAGCATATTCTCCTGCATCAAAAAATGATACCAGGAGCAACTGGGCAGTTTACACGCCTTTTTAATGAATTGGTTCTCTCGGCTAAAATTATTGCGCGTGCAGTGAACAAAGCAGGCCTTGTCGATGTGCTGGGCTTTACCGGTGATATTAATGTACAAGGCGAAGAAGTCAAAAAACTCGATGAATATGCGAATCGAATTCTGATTCACCGACTTTCGCGTTCAGGTGTGCTCTGTGCTATGGCCTCTGAAGAAAACGCTGATATTATAGAGGTTCCGGAGAATTTTCCGCGTGGAGATTATATTATAATTTTTGATCCACTTGATGGCTCATCCAATATTGATGTGAATGTCAATATTGGGACGATTTTTTCAATTTTCAAACGTCGATCCAATTCGGATGCAGCTTTGCTTTCGAGTGATGTTTTGCAAAAGGGGAGCGAACAGGTTGCTGCCGGGTATATACTCTACGGCTCTTCAACCATGTTGATTTTTTCTACTGGTGACGGAGTACACGGTTTTACACTTGATCCCAGTGTGGGCGAATTCATTTTGTCTCACCCGAATATTCGTATACCTGAGCAAGGTAAAATATATTCTGTGAATGAAGGATATGAACGTTATTGGGATAGGGATACGAAAAAAGCTCTGTCATATTTCAAATCACCAAAAAACGCCTTGAGAAAGCCGTATAGTGGGCGGTACATCGGCTCTCTTGTCGCAGATTTTCACCGTAACTTGTTGTACGGTGGTATTTTCATGTACCCCGCAGATTTGAGAGATCCTAAAAAACCATGGGGTAAGCTGCGGTTGACCTGTGAATGCAATCCTATGGCTTTTATTGTTGAAAAGGCCGGTGGCTTGGCTATCGATGGATTGAAACGGATTCTGGACATTGAGCCTGAGCATTTGCACCAACGTGCTCCATTTTTTTGTGGTTCAGCCAAAGATGTTCAAGTTGTCCAAGAGATTTTTGAAGCCGAAGCCCGGAGAAAAAAGAAAAAGTAATGCTGACGCTTGGAATTGAAACATCATGTGATGAGACAGCAGTTGCTTTAGTTGAGGATGGGAAACTTCTCTGTGAGAAATTGGCCACACAGATAGATGTCCATGCGCTCTTTGGTGGGGTGGTGCCGGAAATAGCCTCACGTGAGCATTTGCGTGTCTTGCCGTGTCTTTTCCAGGAGCTTCTCGTTGAAACCGGTATTCTGGCAAGCGATATTGATAATGTCGCCGTTGCCAGGGGGCCAGGGTTGCTTGGGAGCCTCCTCGTGGGTGTGAGTTTTGCCAAGGGATTAAGTTTGGCTACAGGGGCGACACTTATTGGTGTTAATCATCTTTGGGCGCATCTGTTGGCACCAGGACTCGTTGAAGAGCTTGCTTTTCCAGCGTTAGGGCTTTTGGTCTCCGGGGGGCACACTCATACCTATTTGATATCCTCACCGATCGAATTCGAGTTGCTCGGTCGGACACTGGACGACGCAGCTGGAGAGGCATTTGATAAGGTCGCGAAACTTTTGAATTTTCCTTATCCTGGTGGTCGTTTTATTGATATGCTGGGTCATGAGGCAGAGCCGGATACACGTCTCTTTCCTCGTCCCTATATTGACAACTCAAGTCTTGATTTCAGCTTTAGTGGGTTGAAAACTGCCGTCGCTCAATATGTTGCTTCTCACCCAGAATTGATATTTTCAGAAATGGCCGACACTGACGCTATCGAAGCTTTATCTAGTAATGAAAGACATAATTTGGCAACGGTCTGTGCTTCCTTCAATTGGAGCGTCGTCGAAACTTTGAAAATAAAGGTTGAGCGCGCTTTGCAGCAAACGAGAAGAGTGAAGAGCCTGGTCATTGCTGGAGGTGTTGCCGCCAATACAAGGCTTCGAAATACCATGCAGGAGTTTGCTGTTAAAAAATCACTTCAGTTGACATTGCCGGAGCTTGATTTATGTACAGATAATGGAGCCATGGTTGCCTATGCTGGTTCTCTTTTGATCGAAGCCGGATACAGTCATGGCCTTGATATCGAAGCTATCCCGAGAGGGCAGGTTGTCCCAATGGATTGGAAGGTTGGCAAAAGCGTCTGAGCAGGGTAATAAATACGTTAGCTGTTCTTGACAGCCGAGTGTGTAGGAACCTATTTTAAATAAATCTATTGAACATATGATGTTTTCCGCGAGTCTGGAAACATCGAATAAATACTACGATAATACGACGGCTGGGAGCCGGAAAAGGAGATTCAAATGGCACATCAGATTACGGACGGTACTTTTGATCAGGAAGTTCTGCAGAGTGAAATCCCTGTCCTTATTGATTTCTGGGCTCCTTGGTGCGGCCCTTGCCGTGCAATGGGACCTGTTATTGATGAATTGTCTGAGGAATATGCGGATCAGGTGAAGATTGTAAAAATGAATGTGGATGAGAACTCCGCTACTCCGGGTAAGTACGGTATTCGTGCCATTCCGACTTTGATCTTGTTCAAGGATGGAGAAG comes from the Pseudodesulfovibrio piezophilus C1TLV30 genome and includes:
- the fbp gene encoding class 1 fructose-bisphosphatase, yielding MSQQVTVTEHILLHQKMIPGATGQFTRLFNELVLSAKIIARAVNKAGLVDVLGFTGDINVQGEEVKKLDEYANRILIHRLSRSGVLCAMASEENADIIEVPENFPRGDYIIIFDPLDGSSNIDVNVNIGTIFSIFKRRSNSDAALLSSDVLQKGSEQVAAGYILYGSSTMLIFSTGDGVHGFTLDPSVGEFILSHPNIRIPEQGKIYSVNEGYERYWDRDTKKALSYFKSPKNALRKPYSGRYIGSLVADFHRNLLYGGIFMYPADLRDPKKPWGKLRLTCECNPMAFIVEKAGGLAIDGLKRILDIEPEHLHQRAPFFCGSAKDVQVVQEIFEAEARRKKKK
- a CDS encoding tetratricopeptide repeat protein, translated to MSKKIEWYQEVLSLEPGSRVFFPLAKLFVENGMPEDAVIALRRGLDRHPDYLEARMLLVELLTELGREEEVHEQLKRVITPLQDYPAFWRGWARSLPENQRDLAVFLMLVSSNLMGDTIKWTDVVFEGISTLAKRLVGAPLPPPCDTRSSSLQPHVEADSHTSSDFDEPEPPRPRAGAYRTKTMADLLASQGDVNGALEIYRELLHSTLSDDRRAELSKRITELESDTGNESEADRQEDAFSVHAKNRLISTLETLASRFEARIQN
- the trxA gene encoding thioredoxin translates to MAHQITDGTFDQEVLQSEIPVLIDFWAPWCGPCRAMGPVIDELSEEYADQVKIVKMNVDENSATPGKYGIRAIPTLILFKDGEVVDQSTGAVSKSSIKEMITKKAL
- the tsaD gene encoding tRNA (adenosine(37)-N6)-threonylcarbamoyltransferase complex transferase subunit TsaD, translated to MLTLGIETSCDETAVALVEDGKLLCEKLATQIDVHALFGGVVPEIASREHLRVLPCLFQELLVETGILASDIDNVAVARGPGLLGSLLVGVSFAKGLSLATGATLIGVNHLWAHLLAPGLVEELAFPALGLLVSGGHTHTYLISSPIEFELLGRTLDDAAGEAFDKVAKLLNFPYPGGRFIDMLGHEAEPDTRLFPRPYIDNSSLDFSFSGLKTAVAQYVASHPELIFSEMADTDAIEALSSNERHNLATVCASFNWSVVETLKIKVERALQQTRRVKSLVIAGGVAANTRLRNTMQEFAVKKSLQLTLPELDLCTDNGAMVAYAGSLLIEAGYSHGLDIEAIPRGQVVPMDWKVGKSV